The Felis catus isolate Fca126 chromosome X, F.catus_Fca126_mat1.0, whole genome shotgun sequence genome includes a region encoding these proteins:
- the GJB1 gene encoding gap junction beta-1 protein, producing MNWTGLYTLLSGVNRHSTAIGRVWLSVIFIFRIMVLVVAAESVWGDEKSSFICNTLQPGCNSVCYDHFFPISHVRLWSLQLILVSTPALLVAMHVAHQQHIEKKMLRLEGHGDPLHLEEVKRHKVHISGTLWWTYVISVVFRLLFEAAFMYVFYLLYPGYAMVRLVKCEAYPCPNTVDCFVSRPTEKTVFTVFMLAASGICIILNVAEVVYLIIRACARRAQRRSNPPSRKGSGFGHRLSPEYKQNEINKLLSEQDGSLKDILRRSPGTGAGLAEKSDRCSAC from the coding sequence ATGAACTGGACAGGTTTGTACACCTTGCTCAGTGGCGTGAACCGGCATTCGACTGCCATTGGTCGGGTATGGCTCTCGGTCATCTTCATCTTCAGGATCATGGTGCTGGTGGTGGCTGCAGAGAGTGTGTGGGGTGATGAGAAGTCCTCCTTCATCTGCAACACCCTTCAGCCCGGCTGCAACAGCGTCTGCTACGACCACTTTTTCCCCATCTCCCACGTGCGGCTGTGGTCTCTGCAGCTGATCCTGGTCTCCACCCCGGCTCTTCTCGTAGCCATGCACGTGGCTCACCAGCAgcacatagaaaagaaaatgctgcGACTCGAGGGTCACGGAGACCCCCTCCACCTGGAGGAGGTGAAGAGGCACAAGGTCCACATCTCAGGGACACTGTGGTGGACCTATGTCATCAGCGTGGTCTTCCGGCTGCTGTTCGAGGCCGCCTTCATGTATGTCTTTTATCTGCTCTACCCGGGCTACGCCATGGTGCGGCTTGTCAAGTGTGAGGCCTACCCCTGCCCCAACACTGTGGACTGCTTCGTGTCCCGCCCCACTGAGAAAACCGTCTTCACTGTCTTTATGCTGGCCGCCTCTGGCATCTGCATCATCCTCAACGTGGCCGAGGTGGTGTACCTCATCATCCGGGCCTGCGCCCGCCGAGCCCAGCGCCGCTCCAATCCACCCTCCCGCAAGGGCTCAGGCTTCGGCCACCGCCTGTCACCTGAGTACAAGCAGAACGAGATCAACAAGCTGCTGAGTGAGCAGGACGGCTCCCTGAAAGACATACTGCGCCGCAGCCCGGGCACCGGGGCTGGGCTGGCTGAGAAGAGCGACCGCTGCTCGGCCTGCTGA